In Desulfuromonas acetexigens, the genomic stretch TACGAGCAGCTCTTCATCCAGGCCGGTACCATTGGCGGCGATACTCCTCCTCCCCCAATCCCCGAACCCAGCACCCTGCTGCTGCTGGGTAGTGGTCTGGTCGGCCTGGGCCTGCTCGGCTACCGGCGCAGAAAATAGTCTCTAAAGTTACTTAAGTAAAAAAGCCCCCCGCATTGATCGAGTGCGGGGGGCTTTTTGCGGTTGGGTCTTACCCGTTTGAAATCTTATCATCGTCCCGGCGGCGGTGATCCACAGATAATTCTCCCACCGCCTGGCGCAGGGTCACATAACCGATGCGCCGACCGTATCTCGCGGGCCAGCCGGCGCGTTCCGTCAGATCGCGCAGCGGACCTTTCATTTCGGCGAGGGCGAAGCTGAGACCCCGTTCCAGAAAGCCGTCGCAGAGTCCTTCCAGTTTAGCCAACGCCACGGCATCCATGTCGTTGACCCCGGAGAGATCGAAGATGACCGCCCGTATTTCGGGACGGCGAGCGAGGGCGGCGCGCAGCCAGTCCTCGATGAAGGCCATGTTGGCGAAGTAGAGAGAAGCGTCGATGCGCACGATCAGCAGTTCGGGATCGATCCGCGCCCGGGAATCGCGCTGAATGTTGCGGTAGATCCCTTCTTCCTCTAGCCAGCCAAGTTCGGCGATATGCGGATGGGCGCTGCGCCAGATGAAGACGAGCAGGGAAAAGATGACGCCGCAGATGATGCCGATTTCGACTCCGAAGGCCAAAGTGACCAGAAAGGTGAGCAGAAAAGTGTAGCCGTCGCTCTTCTTGACGCGGAAGAGAGAGCGGGCTTCGGCGAACTCCACCAGTCCAGCGACGGCGACCATAACGATGGCGGCGAGGATGGTTTTCGGCAAATCGTGAAACAGATGGGTGAACCGAAAGAGGATAATGCCGATGAGCAGCGCCGTGACTACCCCGGCCAGGGGGGTACGAGCGCCAGCCTGATGATTGACGGCGGTGCGGGAAAATCCGCCGGTGACGGGATAGCCGGAAAAACAGGCGGCAGCGAGGTTGGCGGCGCCGAGCCCGAGCAGTTCCCGGTTGGGGAGGATGTGGTATTTCTCCCGGTCGGCGATAAGTCCGGCGACGGCGTAGGATTCCAGGTAGCCGATGAAGGCGATGGTCAGCGCCGCCTGCAGCAGGGCCGTCAGCTGTTCAAGGTTGAACGGGGGGAGGGCGAAGGGGGGCAGGCCTTGGGGGAGATCCCCGACCGTGCGAACGCCATGCTGGTCGAGACCCAGCCCGCTGGTGAGCAGGATGGCGAGGACAACGACCAGAAGCGGCGCGGGCAGGCGCGGGACAAACCGGCGCAGCAGCAACAACACGGCGATGGCGGCCACTCCCAGTAGGGCGGTCGGCGGATGGATTTGACCCAGGTTGCGCAGCAGAGTCAGTCCCTGTTCCAGCGCCGATTCGCCGCCGCCGGTAATGCCGAGCAGACTGCCGGCCTGGCTGAGGCCGATGAGCAGGGCGGCTGCCGAGGTGAAGCCGCCGATTGCCGCCCGGGACAGAAAATTGACCAGAAAACCGGCCCTCAGCAGTCCGAGAGCCAGTTGCAGAAGCCCGGTTAAGAGCGCCAGTTGCAGGGCCGCCCCGAGATATTCTGGACTGCCTGGCGTCGCCAGCTTGCCGCAGGCAACATAAACCA encodes the following:
- a CDS encoding SulP family inorganic anion transporter, with protein sequence MRFSTTSYRPEWLRAYRPVDLSRDLAAGAVVAVVLAPQAMAYALLAGLPPIVGLYAATVPLLAYALIGSSRHLAVGPVAIVSLLVYVACGKLATPGSPEYLGAALQLALLTGLLQLALGLLRAGFLVNFLSRAAIGGFTSAAALLIGLSQAGSLLGITGGGESALEQGLTLLRNLGQIHPPTALLGVAAIAVLLLLRRFVPRLPAPLLVVVLAILLTSGLGLDQHGVRTVGDLPQGLPPFALPPFNLEQLTALLQAALTIAFIGYLESYAVAGLIADREKYHILPNRELLGLGAANLAAACFSGYPVTGGFSRTAVNHQAGARTPLAGVVTALLIGIILFRFTHLFHDLPKTILAAIVMVAVAGLVEFAEARSLFRVKKSDGYTFLLTFLVTLAFGVEIGIICGVIFSLLVFIWRSAHPHIAELGWLEEEGIYRNIQRDSRARIDPELLIVRIDASLYFANMAFIEDWLRAALARRPEIRAVIFDLSGVNDMDAVALAKLEGLCDGFLERGLSFALAEMKGPLRDLTERAGWPARYGRRIGYVTLRQAVGELSVDHRRRDDDKISNG